ACCGTCGAAGCGATCCTGAACCGCGCGAAAGAGGGCCGCAATTTGAAGGACATCGTCAAGAAGCCGTCGATTTCGAAGAAGGCGAAGGCGAAACTCGAAGCCGAAGCGGCCGCGAAGGCCGAGGCGGAAGCTGCCGCGAAGGCGGCTGCCGAAGCTCCGGCGGAGGAAGCCGCTCCCGCGGAGGCCTGACAGTCGGGTACGGGAAGTCCCGGCACGAATCGGTGAACGGGAAGATACTTTCCGGACCGCAAATGAGAAGGAAACAGATCAATGCTTAAGGCATTATTGAACTTTCTGACCGGGAACGGGTCCGCCGCGAAAAGCGCGGAGACCGGGAACGGAAAGACCGGAAGCCAGGCTTCCGGCGGAAGTCTGCATGATTTGGAGGGGTTCGTCAGCTACGTGGTTTGCGCGCTGGTTGACAACCCCGGCGACGTGAGCATCCGCACCGAAGAGACGGAAGAGGGGTGCTCGATCCAGATCAGCTGCAGGAAAGAGGATATCGGTAAGATCGTGGGCAAGCGCGGCAAGACCATCATGGCGATTCGTTCGCTGGTCTCCGGCGCGGCCGGCCGTCAACGCAAGCGCGTTTCGGTCGAAGTCCTCGACTGACCGGTTCAGAGGATCATGCGAATCGATATCGTGACGCTGTTCCCGGAAATTTTTCCGGGGCCGCTCGGCGAGAGCATCATCGGGCGGGCCGCGGCCAGGAAGCTGGTCCGGATCAACGCAGTCGATTTGCGGAACTATACCGACGATGCGCGCGGCACGGTGGATGACAAGCCGTACGGCGGCGGGCCGGGCATGCTGATGAAGGTCGAACCGCTGGTCAAAGCGGTCGAGGACCTGAGAAAGCCCGGCAGTATGGTGATCCTGACGTCCCCGAGGGGAGAGCGGTTTTCTCAGAAAGCCGCCCGGGAGCTGGCGAAAAAAGAGCATCTGATCATGATCGCCGGCCACTACGAGGGCGTTGACGAACGGGCGATTGAGCTCGCCGTCGACCGTGAATATTCGCTGGGGGATTTTGTCCTGACCAGCGGGAATCTCGCGGCGATGGTGATGGCCGACGCGGTTGTCCGGCTGCTGCCGGGCGTGCTCGGCAGCGATGAATCGAGCGTCGACGAATCACATTCGTCGGGTCTGCTCGAATACCCGCAATACACGCGGCCTCCGGAATTCCGGGGGCGGATGGTGCCGGAGGTACTGCTTTCCGGCGATCACGGGCGGGTGGATGCCTGGCGGCAGGCTCAATCGGAACGGCTGACCCGGGAACGGAGGCCGGACTTATGGGAACATTATTTGAAAACAATGGAGGCAGGTTCAAAATGAACATACTCGACAAGATTCGTAACGAGCAAGTGAAGCCCGAGCGTCACGAGTTCAACATCGGCGACACGATCAAGATTTCGGTCAAGATCGTCGAAGGCGGCAACGAGCGTATCCAGCAGTTCCAGGGGACCGTGATCGCGCGTCGCGGCCAGGGAATCGAAGAGACTTTCACCGTCCGCCGGGTTCAGGCCGGCGAAGGCGTCGAACGCGTCTTCCCGATCAACAGCCCCCGCATCGCGAAGATCGAAGTGATCCGCCGCGGCGATGTCCGTCGCGCGAAGCTCTACTATCTGCGCGACAAGATCGGCAAGGCCGCCCGCGTCAAGGAACTCCGCACGAAGTAAGATCTTGGACGGGTTTCTGACCGAAACTGACGAACTCCTCCGCCTGGAACGAGAATGCCGGGCGGAGGGGTTTTGTTTTGTCGCCGGTGTCGATGAGGTCGGCCGCGGTCCTCTGGCCGGTCCGGTGGTGGCCGCCGCCGTTGTATTTCCTCGCGGCGCGGCGCTGCCTCCGGTCAACGACTCCAAGCAGCTGACCGAGCTTGAGCGCGAGACGTTGCGCGATGCGATTTACGCGGTTCCCGGGATTCAGATCGGAATCGGAGAGATCGATGTCGAAACGATCGACCGGATGAATATTCTGAACGCGACCCATCTGGCGATGCAGCGCGCGGTGGAGCAGCTGAAACAGGCGGATTTCATTCTGGTGGACGGGCGCCCGGTCAAAGGCCTTCCCCTGCCGTCCCGCGCCATCGTGAAGGGAGACGCAAAATCGGCCAGCATCGCGGCGGCCAGCATTGTCGCAAAGGTGTATCGCGACCGCCTGATGGTGAAGCTCGACGCGGAGTATCCGGGCTACGGCTTCGCCTCGCACAAGGGATACGGCACCGCCATGCACCTGGAGGCGCTGAAGCGGCTCGGAGTCACGCCGGTCCACCGCAGAAGCTTCCGGCCGGTCCGGGAAATCATCGATCCGCCCCCCGAGCAGCCGACGCTGTTCTGAAAGAAGCCAATCAATTAACGCCTGTACCCGGAGTGAGCGGCGCGGCGAATGCCGCGGATCGCTCAAGGAATACCGCATTGCAATCTCGGCAAATAAGGATTGACCGAAACCGCTGATATTGTCGAAAGACAACCCGGCAGGATCATGGATTTCGGGAGACACGCGCCTGCCGAAAGCACAGCCGCCATACACATAACAGACCGTGTACGCGCAGCCGTTTTGCCTTGCATATCAAGGCGGCTGAAGCGCTTCGCCTCAGCCGCCTTGATTTACGTGCGCGGAAGTGCTGTTACTCTTTCCCGCAGCACTTCTTGTATTTTTTACCGCTGCCGCAGGGACAGTCGTCGTTACGGCCGATCTTCGGCGCTGTACGGTGAACCGGAGACTGCGGCGCACTCTCCTCCGCCACCGGTTCGCCCTGCTCCGGCGGGAGCATGCCGGGCAGCGGCGGAAGATTCATCATTCCCTGCCCAAGCTCCGGAGATGAAACCGTGATCGAACCGCCGTCGAACTGGCCGAAGGTCTGGTGAATCAGCTCCTGCGGGAGCGTTGCGAGAATCTCCTCCAGCGTGGCCAGCCGCGTCATCGTCACCCGGAACAGGTTATTGGCGACATCGTGGTAAATCTGGTCCATCAGCGTTTTGAAGATCTTGTACGCCTCCTGCTTGTACTCGACAAGCGGGTCCTTCTGCGCATAAACACGCAGCGACATGCTCGAACGAAGCCCGTCCATGGCGTAGAGATGCTCCTGCCAGAGGCGGTCGATCGCTTCGAGAACCGTGTGACGCTCGAGATACTGCACCTGCTCCTCCGGCAGATCGGCGTTGCGCTCCTTGTACGCCTCCTCGATCCGGTCGACGATCTGCAGCGTCAGGTCGTCGGCGGAGGTCAGCCGCCCGTCTTCCGAAATTCCGGCGGTCAACTCCTCGTCCTTGAACGAAAGCGGGAAGGTCGCATTCAGATAGGCCAGAAGCGCCGACTTGCTGAAGCCGCCGCCCTTTTCACCGGCTTCCGGCTTGGAAGCGATCAGCTGGATCTGCGACTCGATCACCTGCTCGATCACGCCGAACAGCACATCGTGCGGATTCTCCGAAAGCAGCGCCTCCTTGCGGAGCCCGTAGATGATTTCAC
The DNA window shown above is from Victivallis lenta and carries:
- the trmD gene encoding tRNA (guanosine(37)-N1)-methyltransferase TrmD; translation: MRIDIVTLFPEIFPGPLGESIIGRAAARKLVRINAVDLRNYTDDARGTVDDKPYGGGPGMLMKVEPLVKAVEDLRKPGSMVILTSPRGERFSQKAARELAKKEHLIMIAGHYEGVDERAIELAVDREYSLGDFVLTSGNLAAMVMADAVVRLLPGVLGSDESSVDESHSSGLLEYPQYTRPPEFRGRMVPEVLLSGDHGRVDAWRQAQSERLTRERRPDLWEHYLKTMEAGSK
- a CDS encoding ribonuclease HII encodes the protein MDGFLTETDELLRLERECRAEGFCFVAGVDEVGRGPLAGPVVAAAVVFPRGAALPPVNDSKQLTELERETLRDAIYAVPGIQIGIGEIDVETIDRMNILNATHLAMQRAVEQLKQADFILVDGRPVKGLPLPSRAIVKGDAKSASIAAASIVAKVYRDRLMVKLDAEYPGYGFASHKGYGTAMHLEALKRLGVTPVHRRSFRPVREIIDPPPEQPTLF
- a CDS encoding KH domain-containing protein gives rise to the protein MLKALLNFLTGNGSAAKSAETGNGKTGSQASGGSLHDLEGFVSYVVCALVDNPGDVSIRTEETEEGCSIQISCRKEDIGKIVGKRGKTIMAIRSLVSGAAGRQRKRVSVEVLD
- the rplS gene encoding 50S ribosomal protein L19, which gives rise to MNILDKIRNEQVKPERHEFNIGDTIKISVKIVEGGNERIQQFQGTVIARRGQGIEETFTVRRVQAGEGVERVFPINSPRIAKIEVIRRGDVRRAKLYYLRDKIGKAARVKELRTK